The Corallococcus silvisoli genome contains the following window.
CGTTGAGCCAGTCGTCGTCGGCCCAGGCTGCCTTCGGAGGGACTTGCCGAGTACTCCCGACGTGAGGGTCTGGGTCGTGGACATGGCTCCCGGGTGCCAGTGGCCGTCCGTGGACTTCCACGACACCGGCGAAGAGGTCTTCGTGGTGAGCGGTGAGGTCATCGAGGGGGAGCGGCGCTTCGGGCCGGGCTCGTACCTGTTCTTCTCGCCGGGAAGCCGTCATCAGTCGCGGACCGAGACCGGCGTGCGCCTCTTCGGCATCAATCTCGTGGCCTCCTCGGGGGCTCGGTGAGCCAGGATGTCCAGGACCCCGCCTCCGCGTCCCTGATGAGGTCATCGAACCCGGAGAGGCAGGACACGATGGCTGGGCCCGAGCGGAGGAGCCGCCGGGACTTCCTGCGCACCGCGGTCGCGCTCTCCGCGGGCGCGGTCCTGCTCCCCCCTGGCATGGGCAGCGCGAAGGGGCCTGTCGACAGCGCCGCGCTTCGTGCCCAGCGGTTGGCATGGGCCGGGGTGCGGCTGCTGCTCGGACAGGACACGCTCTTCCTGGATCCGCTGGTCGACCCCACCGTCTGGGGGGCCGCGTTGAAGGATCCGCTCGTCTCGGTGGACGCGAGCAGCGGGAGCCGCTTTGTCCTGGTGACGCATCGCCATCCCGACCACTTCGACAGGGTGGCTGTCCGTCAGGCCCTGGGGGACACCGGGACGCTGGTGTGCCCTCCGGACATGGCCGCGGCGGCTGCCGCTTCGGGGTTCCGCGTGCGGTCCGCCCCGCTCTACGAGCCCCTCTTGCTCAATGACTTCACGGCCACCGCCGTCCCCGCGGCGGATGGTTATGGGGATCCCCAGGTTTCGTGGGTCGTCTCCGGCGGAGGCCGCCGCATCATCCACTGCGGCGACACGCTGTGGCACGGGGCCTGGTGGCACATCGGGCGTCAGTTCGGCCCCTTCGACGCGGCATTCCTGCCCATCAACGGGGCACGCTTCGGCTGGCGGAAGCCCGTGAGCGACGTGCACTCCGTCCTGACGCCGGAGCAGGCGGTGGCCGCGGCCGTCGTGTTGGGGGCACGGCTCCTCGTGCCCATCCACTACGGCGTCGCGGCCTCTGAGGACTATCGGGAGGTTCCGGACGCGGAAGCGCTGCTCCTGGGCACCGCGCGCTCGCGGAAGGTGAACGTGGAGCTGGCACGTCCGGGGGAGTGGCTGACCTGGCAGGCCCGGACCTGACACGGGGCCGCGTGGCGATGGTTCTCATCGCCTCCGGCTCGCGGACCTGCCTCAGTCCACGATGAAGAGCCTGGCCCCTGTCTTTGTCGACGAGCGGTGCGCTCCGTCGTCATCGCTGACCTGGTAGCTCATCATCGGCCCGAGCTCGAAGCGCCGGCCATCCTGCAGCTCCGTGAGCAGCGTCCCCTCCAGCACGAGCAGGACATGTCCGCGGCGGCACCAGTGGTCCGCCACGTATCCGGGGGTGTACTCAACGAGCCGGACCCGGATGTCTCCTGCCTGGATCGTCCGCCAGAGCGCCTTGCCCGAGACCCCCGGATGCTCGGTGGGCTGGAGGGTGTTCCAGTCCGTGGTGCAGAAGGGAATGTTCGCGATTTT
Protein-coding sequences here:
- a CDS encoding cupin domain-containing protein, with product MRVWVVDMAPGCQWPSVDFHDTGEEVFVVSGEVIEGERRFGPGSYLFFSPGSRHQSRTETGVRLFGINLVASSGAR
- a CDS encoding MBL fold metallo-hydrolase; the encoded protein is MAGPERRSRRDFLRTAVALSAGAVLLPPGMGSAKGPVDSAALRAQRLAWAGVRLLLGQDTLFLDPLVDPTVWGAALKDPLVSVDASSGSRFVLVTHRHPDHFDRVAVRQALGDTGTLVCPPDMAAAAAASGFRVRSAPLYEPLLLNDFTATAVPAADGYGDPQVSWVVSGGGRRIIHCGDTLWHGAWWHIGRQFGPFDAAFLPINGARFGWRKPVSDVHSVLTPEQAVAAAVVLGARLLVPIHYGVAASEDYREVPDAEALLLGTARSRKVNVELARPGEWLTWQART
- a CDS encoding DHCW motif cupin fold protein gives rise to the protein MRILWVPSSAGFHYFRGLDYRESEKRFATIPRNEEAGARVPLRWKEPLLKIANIPFCTTDWNTLQPTEHPGVSGKALWRTIQAGDIRVRLVEYTPGYVADHWCRRGHVLLVLEGTLLTELQDGRRFELGPMMSYQVSDDDGAHRSSTKTGARLFIVD